In Gemmatimonadaceae bacterium, a single genomic region encodes these proteins:
- a CDS encoding DoxX family protein, producing MNGTTAVAPRRIALALTLIRLIVGIVFLVHGSQKLFVFGIGGITGFFSQMGIPLPMIAGPVVTFVELLGGIALILGIFTRVAAILLAIDMCGAILFVHGKNGFFLPNGFEYALTLLTANIALAIGGPGEYAVESRFMGRGV from the coding sequence ATGAACGGCACCACCGCGGTTGCACCACGACGGATCGCTCTTGCGCTCACTCTCATTCGCCTCATCGTCGGCATCGTCTTTCTGGTTCATGGATCGCAGAAGCTGTTCGTGTTCGGAATCGGCGGCATCACCGGCTTCTTCTCGCAGATGGGTATTCCGCTCCCGATGATTGCGGGCCCGGTGGTGACGTTCGTCGAATTGCTCGGCGGGATCGCGTTGATTCTCGGCATCTTCACCCGCGTCGCGGCGATTCTGCTCGCGATCGACATGTGCGGTGCGATTCTGTTCGTGCACGGGAAGAATGGCTTCTTTCTGCCGAACGGCTTCGAGTACGCACTGACGCTGTTGACTGCGAACATCGCGTTGGCGATCGGCGGACCGGGCGAGTACGCGGTGGAGAGTCGGTTCAT
- a CDS encoding xanthine dehydrogenase family protein subunit M, translated as MQPFSYSVAGDVRAASRLALEDPRSRYLAGGTTLVDLMKLDVEQPTQLIDISKLPLAELAILGDGGVRIGAMVRNSDLAHNEAVRTRYPVLSQAVLAGASGQVRNMATTAGNLLQRTRCSYFRDTATPCNKRDAGSGCSAIGGYNRMHAVLGTSDSCIATHPSDMAVALVALDARVRILGPGGERIMRLSELYRLPGQHPERETTLEAGDLIMAVEIPPLRFASHSLYLKVRDRASFAFALASAAVALDVVEGTVREARVALGGVGTRPWRSPEAEQALRGQPANVTSYRCAADAALAGALPRTHNAFKIELARRTLVRALLRLEGR; from the coding sequence ATGCAGCCTTTTTCCTACAGCGTGGCGGGAGACGTGCGAGCGGCATCGCGTTTGGCGCTCGAGGATCCGCGCTCGCGCTATCTGGCCGGCGGCACGACGCTGGTGGATCTGATGAAGCTCGACGTCGAGCAGCCGACCCAGCTCATCGATATTTCGAAGTTGCCGCTCGCCGAGTTGGCGATTCTGGGCGACGGCGGCGTCCGGATCGGCGCGATGGTGCGGAATTCCGACCTTGCGCATAACGAGGCCGTGCGCACACGGTATCCCGTGCTCTCGCAAGCGGTCCTGGCTGGCGCATCCGGACAGGTGCGCAACATGGCGACCACCGCCGGGAATCTGCTGCAACGCACGCGCTGTTCCTATTTCCGCGACACCGCAACGCCGTGCAACAAGCGCGATGCGGGCTCGGGTTGCTCGGCGATCGGCGGCTACAATCGCATGCATGCGGTGCTCGGGACGAGCGATTCGTGCATTGCCACGCATCCCTCCGACATGGCAGTGGCGCTCGTTGCGCTCGACGCGCGCGTGCGCATCCTCGGACCAGGGGGCGAACGCATCATGCGCCTCAGTGAGTTGTATCGGCTTCCGGGTCAGCATCCAGAGCGCGAGACCACGCTCGAGGCAGGAGATCTGATCATGGCGGTCGAGATCCCGCCGCTCCGGTTCGCGTCACACTCGTTGTACTTGAAGGTGCGCGATCGCGCGTCCTTTGCCTTCGCGCTCGCCTCCGCCGCCGTGGCGCTCGACGTGGTGGAAGGCACCGTGCGCGAGGCCCGCGTCGCGTTAGGTGGCGTCGGTACGCGGCCGTGGCGCTCGCCCGAGGCGGAACAGGCGCTGCGCGGACAGCCGGCGAACGTGACGTCATATCGTTGCGCGGCAGACGCTGCACTCGCCGGCGCGCTCCCGCGAACACACAACGCGTTCAAAATCGAGCTCGCGCGCCGAACGCTCGTGCGCGCACTCCTGCGACTGGAGGGCCGATGA
- a CDS encoding patatin-like phospholipase family protein, with translation MRLGIALLAVAVPLAAQQPTATGRSTAENACAMAEANEPIALVLSGGGAHGIAHIGVLEVLDSLGIRPSLVVGTSIGALIGALYASGMSGKQIDSLVRRIPLDELFRRYPPTAFITAGDPSTPIVTQSPAFVIEQYGASVRLQSPAARERQVNALFDEILLRGNMAAGGEFGRLPIPFIAVATDMQSRTPVVLRRGDLAQAVRASAAIPIVFAPVVVDEHMLIDGGLSANVPVGVAREARPGRVIVSDVGTLAGRTLDAQSTAGMLSYLLDFLFTQRPYTLEAGDVNIKPSVDAFGLLNFSREAIEPLRANGYKAAREIFAGCSPHGQAGRRSSAPSSDERRVADRLTRLMNEAVYESVWLNPRRLLSGPDSLSDLSTGVGRLTFAPVATIAPGRIAGVGLAYDSHDGLIASLGSTNSALAEGRFAISGAMSVSEWRQELFLVATALRRHPLRAENPARPGSLTELLPDPRFDEPPWSMLTRDLMRPVLSVTGIRQTIRLYDTDGHEISSPATRDLFAFLGGTATFSGGWQTAVGPVEHVWFDNEGQPNMVSDNATGGLLRAARLFAARTSGPDQSSIPAIAGELLVTNRYRRGLLSVDLISERAGFYVRTRGALGGGNDLPLSAEPVLGGVGGFPGLMTGERRGDRMAFASVALSHDFIGSLYWRFDAGRGWTQLVAEPTTSPETAQAEGWVSGADIGIAADTPLGPLTISYGVSTGGRGVFKLRIGS, from the coding sequence ATGCGCTTGGGGATCGCCCTGCTCGCCGTTGCCGTTCCGTTGGCTGCTCAGCAGCCGACCGCGACCGGCCGCTCGACCGCGGAAAACGCGTGCGCGATGGCCGAGGCCAACGAGCCAATCGCGCTCGTGCTCTCCGGCGGTGGCGCGCACGGCATCGCGCACATCGGCGTCCTCGAGGTGCTCGACAGCCTCGGCATCCGCCCCAGCCTCGTCGTCGGGACGAGCATCGGCGCGCTCATCGGCGCGCTCTACGCCAGCGGCATGTCGGGCAAGCAGATCGATTCACTCGTGAGGCGGATTCCCCTCGACGAGCTCTTTCGGCGGTATCCGCCGACGGCGTTCATCACGGCCGGTGATCCCTCGACGCCGATCGTGACCCAATCGCCGGCCTTCGTCATCGAGCAATACGGCGCCAGCGTCCGCTTGCAGAGCCCGGCCGCTCGGGAGCGACAGGTCAACGCGCTCTTCGACGAGATTCTGTTGCGCGGGAACATGGCCGCCGGCGGCGAGTTCGGTCGCCTTCCCATCCCTTTCATCGCGGTGGCCACCGACATGCAGAGCCGCACGCCGGTCGTGCTGCGTCGTGGCGATCTCGCGCAGGCCGTGCGTGCCAGCGCGGCGATCCCGATCGTCTTCGCGCCGGTCGTCGTCGATGAGCATATGCTCATTGACGGTGGACTCTCCGCCAACGTCCCCGTTGGCGTCGCGCGCGAAGCGCGGCCCGGACGCGTCATCGTCTCGGACGTCGGGACGCTCGCCGGCCGCACGCTCGACGCGCAGTCGACGGCTGGCATGCTCAGCTATCTGCTCGATTTTCTCTTCACGCAGCGGCCGTACACCCTCGAGGCGGGGGACGTCAATATCAAGCCGTCTGTCGACGCCTTCGGTCTCCTCAACTTCTCCCGCGAGGCGATCGAGCCGCTCCGCGCCAACGGCTACAAGGCAGCTCGCGAGATCTTCGCCGGCTGTTCCCCGCACGGCCAGGCAGGGCGGCGCAGTAGCGCGCCGTCGAGCGACGAACGGCGCGTCGCCGACCGGCTTACCCGCCTCATGAACGAAGCCGTTTACGAAAGCGTCTGGCTCAATCCCCGCCGACTCCTGTCGGGTCCCGACTCGCTGAGTGACTTATCGACTGGCGTCGGCCGGCTGACTTTCGCGCCGGTTGCGACGATCGCGCCTGGTCGCATTGCTGGCGTCGGCCTCGCATACGACAGCCACGATGGACTCATCGCGTCGCTCGGCTCGACGAACAGCGCGCTTGCCGAAGGCCGTTTCGCGATCAGCGGCGCGATGAGTGTGAGCGAGTGGCGTCAGGAGCTGTTCCTGGTCGCAACGGCGCTACGACGCCATCCGCTGCGCGCCGAAAATCCGGCACGCCCCGGTAGTCTCACCGAACTGCTGCCCGATCCTCGCTTCGACGAGCCGCCCTGGTCGATGCTGACGCGGGACCTCATGCGCCCGGTGCTTAGCGTGACCGGCATCCGGCAGACGATTCGCCTGTATGACACGGACGGTCACGAGATCTCGAGTCCGGCGACGCGGGATCTCTTCGCGTTCCTCGGGGGCACCGCCACATTCAGCGGCGGCTGGCAGACCGCCGTCGGACCCGTCGAGCATGTGTGGTTCGACAACGAAGGCCAGCCCAACATGGTCTCTGACAACGCGACAGGTGGACTCCTGCGCGCCGCCAGACTCTTCGCCGCGCGCACGAGTGGTCCGGATCAGAGCTCCATTCCTGCGATTGCCGGTGAGCTGCTCGTCACGAATCGCTATCGCCGCGGCCTCCTATCCGTAGACCTCATCAGCGAGCGCGCGGGCTTCTACGTGCGGACGCGTGGCGCGTTAGGCGGCGGAAACGATCTGCCGCTCTCGGCGGAGCCCGTCCTCGGCGGTGTCGGCGGATTCCCAGGCCTGATGACCGGCGAGCGCCGCGGTGACCGCATGGCCTTCGCGAGCGTAGCGCTCTCTCACGATTTCATCGGTTCGCTCTATTGGCGTTTCGACGCCGGCCGCGGCTGGACGCAACTCGTCGCGGAGCCCACGACATCGCCGGAAACCGCACAAGCAGAAGGCTGGGTCAGTGGGGCCGACATCGGCATCGCCGCCGATACGCCGCTGGGGCCCTTGACGATCTCGTATGGTGTGTCGACCGGCGGTCGAGGAGTTTTCAAGCTCAGGATCGGGAGTTGA
- a CDS encoding HD domain-containing protein: MSDEAKLEHLDGILDFLRAAEQLKVRTRSAYTSEGKSESVAEHTWRVCLMALVLGDEFPGVDLARLLAMCVVHDLGEAIRGDVPAPVQAARLASDPTAHKSAQEREDLLTLLAPLPDSVRAKVTALWDEYEAASTLEARVAKALDKLETILQHTQGANPPDFDYRFNLGYGRVFTSDHPVIVRLRAMLDEETEKAANGGNRV, encoded by the coding sequence GTGAGCGACGAGGCGAAGCTCGAGCATCTGGACGGCATTCTGGATTTCCTACGCGCTGCCGAACAGCTCAAGGTCAGGACGCGAAGTGCGTACACGTCCGAGGGAAAATCGGAGAGTGTCGCCGAGCACACGTGGCGCGTTTGCCTGATGGCGCTCGTGCTCGGGGACGAGTTCCCTGGCGTCGATCTGGCGCGGTTGCTCGCGATGTGCGTCGTGCACGACCTCGGCGAGGCCATCCGTGGCGACGTACCAGCGCCAGTGCAGGCGGCGCGTCTCGCGAGCGATCCGACGGCACACAAGTCGGCGCAGGAACGTGAGGATCTCCTCACACTGCTGGCACCGCTTCCTGACTCGGTGCGCGCCAAGGTTACCGCGCTCTGGGACGAGTACGAGGCCGCGAGCACACTCGAAGCGCGCGTCGCGAAGGCGCTCGACAAGCTCGAGACCATCCTGCAGCACACCCAAGGGGCCAATCCGCCGGACTTCGATTATCGCTTCAATCTTGGCTATGGACGGGTGTTCACGTCCGATCATCCGGTAATCGTTAGGTTGCGGGCCATGCTGGATGAGGAGACGGAGAAAGCCGCGAACGGCGGCAATCGCGTCTGA
- a CDS encoding DinB family protein, translating into MNFDLDSAVPVLARTPAVLRELLSGLHHEWMRGSEGPDTWTIREILVHLTNGEQTDWIPRARHILAFGADSPFPPFDRTAGFAERRELPIDTLLEDFADSRRVSLDTLAALELTAKDLAREGRHPEFGRVTLAEHLATWVAHDLTHLSQIVRVMAAQYRDAVGPWAAYLRVVRPLSS; encoded by the coding sequence ATGAACTTCGATCTGGATTCCGCCGTCCCAGTACTTGCCCGCACGCCGGCCGTGCTGCGCGAGCTCCTAAGTGGGCTGCATCACGAGTGGATGCGTGGGAGTGAGGGCCCGGACACATGGACGATTCGGGAAATCCTCGTGCACCTCACGAATGGCGAGCAGACGGACTGGATTCCGCGCGCGCGGCACATTCTGGCGTTCGGCGCCGACAGTCCCTTTCCGCCGTTCGATCGCACCGCTGGCTTTGCCGAGCGTCGCGAACTGCCGATCGACACGCTCCTCGAGGACTTCGCGGATTCGCGACGCGTGAGTCTCGATACGCTCGCCGCGCTCGAGCTGACAGCAAAGGACCTGGCGCGAGAAGGACGACATCCGGAATTCGGCCGCGTCACGCTAGCGGAGCATCTGGCGACCTGGGTTGCGCACGACTTGACGCATCTCTCGCAGATCGTACGCGTCATGGCCGCGCAGTACCGGGACGCGGTAGGACCGTGGGCGGCCTACTTGCGGGTCGTACGCCCGTTGTCCTCGTGA
- a CDS encoding LysR family transcriptional regulator, whose protein sequence is MRLEIRDFRLVVAITELGTLTRAGHQLNLTQSALSHQLADLERRLGASLFERSGRRMIPNRLGARLASHGKELLQRLGDVERDVFDAAARREAVLRIATECYTCYHWLPPVLHEFRQQHPAVEVEVVPSATARPLAALVAGRLDLSIVSTVSRDRRIAFTPLFEDELLLITSPEHRFAGRKSVDPAELRRERVLLYSKPDESHVYRRVLAPAGVSPRQITPIQLTEAMIELVRSSMGVGILARWAVQRELDAGGICAASLGADGVRRRWRAATRAAGATPDYLVAFVEFLRRVIAHPPRTSPQFTVLRCATRQGKAAVAAGA, encoded by the coding sequence ATGCGCCTCGAGATCCGCGACTTCCGCCTCGTTGTCGCCATCACGGAGCTCGGCACGCTCACCCGCGCCGGGCATCAACTGAACCTCACGCAGTCCGCGCTCAGTCACCAACTGGCCGACCTCGAGCGTCGACTCGGCGCCTCGCTCTTCGAGCGCTCTGGCCGCCGCATGATTCCGAATCGGCTCGGAGCGCGTTTGGCCAGTCATGGCAAAGAGCTGTTGCAACGGCTCGGCGATGTCGAACGCGACGTCTTCGACGCCGCCGCGCGCCGAGAGGCCGTACTCCGCATCGCCACCGAATGCTACACGTGCTATCACTGGCTGCCGCCGGTGTTGCACGAGTTTCGCCAGCAGCACCCGGCCGTCGAGGTGGAGGTCGTGCCTTCTGCCACGGCGCGGCCGCTCGCGGCACTCGTCGCCGGCAGGCTCGATCTCTCGATCGTGAGCACCGTCTCGCGTGATCGGCGCATCGCCTTCACACCGCTCTTCGAGGATGAGCTTTTGCTCATCACGTCACCCGAGCACCGATTCGCCGGCCGGAAGTCGGTGGACCCCGCGGAACTTCGCCGCGAGCGCGTATTGCTCTACTCGAAGCCCGACGAGAGTCATGTGTATCGCCGGGTACTCGCGCCGGCGGGCGTGAGTCCACGGCAAATCACGCCGATTCAGCTCACCGAAGCGATGATCGAGCTGGTGAGGTCGTCGATGGGCGTGGGCATCCTCGCGCGCTGGGCGGTGCAACGGGAGCTCGACGCTGGTGGTATCTGCGCCGCCTCCCTCGGCGCCGATGGCGTTAGGCGTCGCTGGCGCGCCGCGACGCGCGCCGCCGGCGCGACGCCGGACTACTTGGTCGCGTTCGTCGAATTCCTCCGCCGCGTCATCGCGCACCCACCGCGGACGTCACCGCAGTTCACGGTGCTTCGGTGCGCAACGCGGCAGGGCAAGGCTGCGGTCGCGGCGGGAGCGTAA
- a CDS encoding (2Fe-2S)-binding protein, protein MATLMSHVATVDVELRINSTSRQLTIDPRTTLLDALREHLGLTGSKKGCDHGQCGACTVHIDGRRVLSCLTLAISAQGRAITTIEGLAKGEQLHPMQQAFVDQDGFQCGYCTPGQIMSAVALLGERCGPNDDDVRESMSGNLCRCGAYPNIIAAIQSVRGDSR, encoded by the coding sequence ATGGCCACACTAATGTCGCATGTTGCAACGGTCGACGTCGAGTTGCGCATCAACTCGACGTCCAGGCAGCTGACCATCGATCCACGCACGACGCTGCTCGACGCGTTACGCGAACACCTCGGTCTCACCGGCTCGAAGAAAGGCTGCGATCATGGTCAGTGCGGTGCATGCACGGTCCACATCGACGGACGACGCGTGCTCTCGTGCCTGACGCTCGCCATCTCGGCGCAGGGCAGGGCCATCACCACGATCGAGGGACTCGCCAAGGGCGAGCAGTTGCATCCGATGCAGCAGGCCTTCGTCGATCAGGACGGCTTCCAGTGCGGCTACTGCACGCCTGGCCAGATCATGTCCGCGGTCGCGCTGCTCGGCGAGCGCTGCGGGCCTAACGACGACGACGTACGCGAATCGATGAGCGGCAATCTCTGCCGCTGCGGCGCGTATCCGAACATCATCGCCGCGATTCAGTCCGTGCGCGGTGACTCGCGATAG
- a CDS encoding xanthine dehydrogenase family protein molybdopterin-binding subunit: MTTPNAEQRGVVGTPINRVDGRLKVTGTARYATEFPLSDITYAVIVQSEIARGTIERLDTSAAEQLAGVLAVMTPDNTPSLESLAKFAREGGTGTPPTGRSLSLLQDNLVHYNGQPIALVIAESVEVAMHAASLIRATYHADTPVVDMAMALPSAYPHTQKIFGRFPPKSLRGDIQAGLAVAQVRIDQVYTTPMETHNPMEMHATIAAWDGDRLTLWDSTQNVYGVRGVAANALGIAPDHVRVISHFIGGAFGGKGSAWSHVLLAAMAARQVGRPVKLALTRRQMFGPVGGRPYTVQYVTLGATRDGTFTAIRHDTKASTSMIEDWLESAGLATRILYECPNVETNHHLVKLNVGTPTFMRAPGEAPGLFALESAIDELAYALDMDPIALRLKNHADTDPESGKPWSSKSLEACYTLGAERFGWSRRQPMPHSMREGHWLVGMGMATATYPAQRMPASAEVCISADGRVVVRAASHDLGTGTYTVLTQLAADAIGVPLECVTVELGDTNLPQNPISAGSMTVASTGSAVHLAAMAARDQLVQLAVRDPESPLHGARHEEVLIEEGCLTARDNECGESMRMLLARHDGHPIQGKAEAKPGDERQRYAMHSFGAVFVEVRVDPDLGTIRVSKVVGAYGVGRVLNPKTARSQLIGGITYGIGMALLEHTVTDFRSGRYVNADIAEYHIPVHADVPPMEILFVDERDEHVGPIGAKGIGEIGMTGVAAAIANAVYHATGVRVRDLPITLDKLLGSSV, from the coding sequence ATGACGACGCCCAACGCCGAACAGCGCGGCGTGGTCGGCACGCCGATCAATCGCGTCGATGGCCGGCTCAAGGTCACCGGCACGGCGCGATATGCGACGGAGTTTCCGCTCAGCGACATCACCTATGCCGTGATCGTGCAAAGCGAGATCGCACGCGGCACGATCGAGCGCCTGGACACCAGCGCGGCCGAACAGCTTGCCGGCGTGCTCGCCGTGATGACGCCGGACAACACGCCCAGCCTCGAGAGTCTCGCGAAGTTCGCGCGTGAAGGAGGGACGGGAACCCCGCCAACAGGCCGGTCGCTCTCGCTGTTGCAAGACAATCTTGTTCACTACAATGGGCAGCCAATCGCGCTGGTGATCGCCGAGAGCGTCGAGGTCGCGATGCACGCCGCATCGCTGATTCGCGCGACATACCACGCCGACACCCCGGTCGTCGACATGGCAATGGCGCTGCCGTCGGCGTATCCGCATACGCAGAAGATCTTCGGCCGCTTTCCGCCGAAATCGCTGCGCGGCGACATCCAGGCGGGACTCGCCGTGGCCCAGGTGCGCATCGATCAGGTGTACACGACGCCGATGGAGACGCACAACCCGATGGAGATGCATGCGACGATCGCGGCGTGGGATGGCGACAGGCTCACGCTCTGGGATTCGACGCAAAATGTATACGGCGTTCGCGGCGTGGCCGCAAACGCGTTAGGCATCGCGCCAGACCATGTCCGCGTCATATCGCACTTCATCGGCGGCGCTTTCGGCGGGAAAGGATCGGCGTGGTCACACGTCCTGCTCGCGGCGATGGCCGCGCGGCAGGTTGGTCGGCCCGTGAAGCTTGCCCTGACGCGGCGTCAGATGTTCGGTCCCGTCGGGGGACGACCCTACACCGTCCAGTACGTGACCCTTGGTGCAACTCGTGACGGGACGTTCACGGCGATACGACACGACACCAAGGCCAGCACGTCGATGATCGAGGATTGGCTGGAATCCGCGGGGCTCGCCACGCGCATTCTCTACGAATGCCCGAATGTGGAGACGAATCACCACCTGGTGAAGCTCAACGTCGGGACGCCGACGTTCATGCGAGCGCCTGGTGAGGCGCCGGGACTGTTCGCGCTGGAGTCCGCGATCGACGAGCTGGCCTACGCACTCGACATGGATCCCATCGCGCTCCGGTTGAAGAACCACGCCGATACCGATCCAGAGAGTGGCAAGCCATGGTCGAGCAAGTCGCTCGAGGCGTGTTACACGTTAGGCGCGGAGCGCTTTGGCTGGTCGCGTCGGCAGCCCATGCCGCACTCGATGCGGGAGGGCCACTGGCTGGTGGGGATGGGTATGGCGACGGCGACGTATCCGGCGCAACGCATGCCCGCGTCCGCGGAAGTGTGCATCTCCGCCGACGGTCGCGTCGTCGTGAGGGCGGCGTCGCACGATCTGGGAACGGGGACCTACACGGTTCTCACGCAGCTCGCTGCCGACGCCATCGGCGTCCCACTCGAGTGTGTGACCGTCGAGCTGGGCGACACGAATCTCCCTCAGAATCCGATCTCGGCGGGCTCGATGACGGTCGCGAGTACGGGCTCGGCGGTACACCTCGCGGCGATGGCCGCGCGCGACCAGCTCGTGCAGCTCGCCGTGAGGGATCCGGAATCGCCACTGCACGGCGCGCGGCACGAAGAGGTCCTCATCGAGGAGGGGTGCCTAACGGCACGCGACAACGAGTGCGGCGAGTCGATGCGGATGCTGCTGGCGCGACATGACGGCCACCCGATCCAGGGCAAGGCCGAGGCGAAGCCAGGCGACGAAAGGCAACGATACGCAATGCACTCGTTCGGCGCTGTATTCGTCGAAGTGCGCGTCGACCCTGATCTCGGGACGATCCGGGTGTCGAAAGTGGTCGGCGCGTACGGTGTTGGCCGGGTGCTGAACCCGAAGACCGCGCGCAGCCAGTTGATCGGGGGGATTACTTACGGAATTGGCATGGCGCTGCTGGAGCACACTGTCACCGATTTTCGGAGTGGACGTTACGTGAATGCCGACATTGCGGAGTACCATATCCCCGTCCACGCCGACGTCCCGCCGATGGAGATCCTGTTTGTCGACGAGCGAGACGAACACGTCGGCCCGATCGGTGCGAAGGGGATTGGCGAGATCGGAATGACCGGCGTGGCGGCGGCGATCGCCAATGCCGTGTACCACGCTACGGGTGTGCGCGTCCGTGACTTGCCGATCACGCTGGACAAGTTGCTCGGCTCTTCCGTTTAG
- a CDS encoding glycogen-binding domain-containing protein: MTFSECRLVPWLLLLATAPAAAQGASRLDAGAGTGGSAFGWQPRVGLSGEMQAASLGSFRTLFAGALDRVAAPAAFQYDAFGGVRLASVAAPMGWWVGMTAVHRNGFKDIVEQPRIETGGWRRVGNLVVTISAVRRSAAMSGYFSRSVTGYNTYYDSSTGHWDTTRVERTVGDSARRSERWAETQATVAWEGRRASAEIAMGGRLASHNVPTGVWASGNIAVRLSAPLALVIGAGSSTGGQFALDAEHRFVTLGLRISPYLTSSIITTRPMTPAAALSAFAVDALGGGRYRITLTARRAHRVEVSGDFTGWKPVPLEGAADGGWTVTLPLTAGAHRLNARVDGGGWIAPPGLTTISDDFAGEVGVLVVEPLHEPEGARK, translated from the coding sequence ATGACATTCTCTGAGTGCCGTCTCGTCCCGTGGCTGTTGCTGCTGGCCACCGCGCCCGCGGCTGCGCAAGGTGCCTCACGACTCGACGCCGGTGCTGGTACCGGTGGATCGGCGTTCGGCTGGCAGCCGCGCGTCGGACTGAGCGGTGAGATGCAGGCTGCGTCGTTAGGGTCTTTTCGGACGCTCTTCGCCGGTGCGTTGGACCGCGTCGCCGCGCCAGCGGCATTCCAATATGACGCATTCGGCGGGGTGCGCCTCGCGTCAGTCGCAGCGCCAATGGGATGGTGGGTGGGGATGACAGCGGTGCATCGGAACGGCTTCAAGGATATTGTCGAGCAGCCGCGCATCGAGACTGGCGGATGGCGCCGCGTCGGCAACCTCGTGGTCACGATCTCCGCCGTGCGCCGAAGCGCCGCGATGTCCGGCTACTTCAGCCGAAGCGTGACCGGCTACAACACCTACTACGATAGCAGCACCGGCCATTGGGACACGACGCGCGTCGAGCGCACGGTCGGCGACAGCGCGCGTCGTTCCGAGCGATGGGCGGAAACCCAGGCGACGGTCGCCTGGGAAGGCCGGCGCGCCTCCGCAGAGATAGCGATGGGCGGGCGCCTCGCCAGTCACAACGTGCCGACTGGAGTCTGGGCTTCGGGGAACATCGCCGTCCGGCTGTCGGCACCCCTCGCGCTCGTTATTGGCGCGGGCAGCTCCACTGGCGGGCAGTTCGCGCTCGACGCCGAGCACCGCTTCGTGACGCTTGGCTTGCGGATCTCGCCGTACCTAACGAGCTCGATCATCACCACGCGGCCGATGACGCCAGCGGCTGCGCTGAGTGCGTTCGCGGTTGACGCGCTCGGAGGCGGACGCTATCGCATCACCCTCACGGCGCGGCGCGCGCACCGCGTCGAAGTGTCTGGCGACTTCACCGGCTGGAAGCCAGTGCCGCTCGAGGGTGCAGCGGACGGAGGTTGGACGGTCACACTGCCGCTCACCGCGGGCGCACATCGCCTGAATGCGCGCGTCGACGGTGGGGGCTGGATCGCGCCGCCCGGCCTAACGACCATAAGCGACGATTTCGCCGGTGAGGTTGGCGTGCTCGTGGTCGAGCCGCTGCACGAGCCGGAGGGCGCGAGGAAGTGA
- a CDS encoding carboxypeptidase-like regulatory domain-containing protein → MRFRLLSATCAVVMLAGCSGSFDPAPSTDLGSGGSTSGNDTTITTGPQTPSQLPPVVSSFNLSGTVFGMDGGTDTTRQTPLPNVSVKLVKTMSVQGDTLVPSVTVAAAITDAQGTYRVENLSPAYYRIEFGAPVGSPFMDGSSAIGPARETEIKMSVALPRKP, encoded by the coding sequence ATGCGCTTCAGACTTCTCTCAGCGACTTGCGCCGTGGTTATGCTCGCCGGCTGCAGCGGTTCCTTCGATCCCGCGCCGTCCACCGACTTGGGTAGTGGCGGCTCGACCAGCGGGAACGACACGACGATCACGACCGGACCTCAGACGCCCTCGCAATTGCCGCCGGTCGTCTCGAGCTTCAACCTGTCCGGCACCGTGTTTGGAATGGATGGGGGCACCGACACGACTCGCCAAACGCCGTTGCCCAACGTGAGCGTCAAGCTCGTCAAGACGATGTCGGTGCAGGGCGACACGCTCGTCCCGAGCGTCACTGTCGCCGCGGCAATCACCGACGCGCAGGGCACCTATCGAGTGGAGAATCTCTCGCCCGCCTACTACCGGATCGAGTTCGGCGCACCGGTCGGCTCGCCATTCATGGACGGCTCGTCGGCGATCGGCCCAGCGCGTGAGACCGAGATCAAGATGAGCGTCGCGCTCCCTCGCAAGCCCTAA
- a CDS encoding RNA polymerase sigma factor: MTDATLVRRVLDGDARAFTLLVDRHLQPCLRFATRMLGGRHDAEDVTQEALLRAYRALATYNPASSFRTWLFAILVNRCRTSLLQRSRYVRRVVTDEDAMAGAVSGDHAAATELRIEIERALAQLDPDQREAFLLKHVEQLGYEEMAAVTGAGVSALKMRVKRACERLQELLGEVNDVTS, from the coding sequence ATGACCGATGCTACGCTCGTGCGCCGCGTGCTCGACGGAGATGCACGGGCCTTCACCCTGCTCGTCGACCGGCATTTGCAGCCGTGCCTGCGCTTCGCGACGCGCATGCTCGGCGGCCGTCATGATGCGGAGGACGTTACTCAGGAAGCGCTGCTCCGAGCCTATCGCGCATTGGCGACGTACAATCCCGCCAGCAGCTTCCGAACGTGGTTATTCGCGATTCTGGTGAATCGTTGCCGGACGTCGTTGCTTCAGCGGAGTCGATATGTTCGGCGCGTCGTGACCGACGAGGACGCGATGGCAGGGGCGGTGAGCGGCGACCATGCCGCGGCGACGGAGCTGCGCATCGAGATCGAACGGGCGCTGGCGCAACTCGATCCCGATCAACGTGAGGCGTTTCTTCTCAAGCATGTGGAGCAACTTGGGTATGAGGAAATGGCAGCCGTGACGGGCGCTGGCGTGTCGGCGCTGAAGATGCGCGTGAAGCGCGCGTGCGAGCGGCTCCAGGAATTGTTAGGCGAGGTCAACGATGTCACATCATGA